In the genome of Longimicrobium sp., the window GCGGCGGACCTGGACGGGCGCATCTCGGCGATCGAGACGGCGCTGGACGCCATCGCCGAGCTGGCGCCTTCGCGGCTGGCGGCCGAGCGCGACCGGCTGCGCGAGGCGGTGCGCGAGCTGGCGGGTGGTGTGGCCGTCAGCGAAGACCGGCTGGCGCAGGAGATCGCCTACTTGGCCGAGCGCTGGGACATCAACGAAGAGCTGGTGCGCTTTCGCTCGCACAACGAGCTCTTCCGCGAACTGATGGCGGCGAACCCCGAGGAGCCGGTGGGCAAGCGCCTGTCGTTCCTCGTCCAGGAGATGCACCGCGAGGCCAACACCATCGGCTCCAAGGCCAACCACGCGGGGATCGCGCACCGCGTGGTGGCCATCAAGGAAGAGGTGGAGCGGCTTCGCGAGCAGGTGGAGAACGTGGAGTGAGCGCCCGGCGGACCTTTCCGCTGGTGCTTTCGGCCCCGTCCGGCGCCGGCAAGACGACCATCGCCAACCGGCTTCGCGAGTGCAGGCAGGACGTGGCGTTTTCCGTCTCCGCCACCACGCGGACGCCCCGCGAGGGCGAGCGCGACGGGGTGCACTACCACTTCGTGAGCGCCGACGAGTTCCGGCGGATGATCGCCGCCGACGAGCTGATCGAGTGGGCCGAGGTGCACGGCAATTTCTACGGCACGCTGCTGCGCGAGGTGGACAAGGCGCGGGATCGCGGCGAGTTCCTGCTGCTGGACATCGACGTGCAGGGCGCGGCGCAGATCCGCCACAAGGTGCCCGACGCGGCGCTCGTCTTCATCCTTCCGCCCTCCGGCGAGGTGCTGGTGCAGCGGCTGGTGGGGCGGGGAAGCGACGCGGCCGAGGTGGTGGCGCGGCGGCTGCGCAACGCGCGCGACGAGATCCGCGAGGCGCCGCGGTTCGACTACGTGGTGGTGAACGACGACCTGGACGCGGCGGTCGGAGACGTGGAGGCCATCATGGACGGGCGCACGGACCACCTTCGGCCTCACCCGCCGCTGGACGTGCTGGCCGACCGGATGGCGATGGAGATCGACAGGCACCTGCGCCCGTCTGCGTGACGGGCACGGGGCTTTTACTTCAGAGGGAGCGGAACAGATGCGAGTGGTAACTCCGGGCCAGGCGGCCCGACACACCGGCAGCAAGTACCTTGGCGTCCTGGTGGCCGCTAAGATGGCGCGCAACCTCAACGAGCTGCGCCGCAACGAGCTGGCGGAAGACCCCACCGTTTCCGGCGACGAGCCGCGCGAGAAGCTGACCACCATCGCCATCGAAGAGGTGCGCGAGGGCACGGTCAAGTTCACGCTGACCTCGCGCCAGCGCCCCATCATCCCCTCGTAGTCCCGATGCCCGGGTCTCGCGCGCCCCGGCGCCCCTTCGCCGGGCGCCGCGTGGTCCTGGGCGTCACCGGCGGAATCGCCGCGTACAAGGCCATCGCCGTCGCCCGCGACCTGACCCTCGCGGGCGCTTCCGTCGACGTCGTCCTCACGGAGGGGGCGATGGAGTTCGTGCGTCCCCTGTCCTTCGAGGCGCTCACCGGCCGGCCCGCGCACGCGTCCATGTATCCCGCCGGCGACCCCCTCCTCCACATCCGCCTGGCGCGCGACGCGGACTGCATCGTCGTGGCGCCCGCGACCGCCAACTTCCTGGCCCGCGCGGCCAACGGCATGGCCGACGACCTGCTGACGGCCACGCTG includes:
- the gmk gene encoding guanylate kinase; the protein is MSARRTFPLVLSAPSGAGKTTIANRLRECRQDVAFSVSATTRTPREGERDGVHYHFVSADEFRRMIAADELIEWAEVHGNFYGTLLREVDKARDRGEFLLLDIDVQGAAQIRHKVPDAALVFILPPSGEVLVQRLVGRGSDAAEVVARRLRNARDEIREAPRFDYVVVNDDLDAAVGDVEAIMDGRTDHLRPHPPLDVLADRMAMEIDRHLRPSA
- the rpoZ gene encoding DNA-directed RNA polymerase subunit omega, which produces MRVVTPGQAARHTGSKYLGVLVAAKMARNLNELRRNELAEDPTVSGDEPREKLTTIAIEEVREGTVKFTLTSRQRPIIPS